In a single window of the Biomphalaria glabrata chromosome 5, xgBioGlab47.1, whole genome shotgun sequence genome:
- the LOC106052300 gene encoding uncharacterized protein LOC106052300 codes for MRKIVILFALVGTFTWPFVASQDNRYCRLDDFCSYKCHCSSCGPKNGLCAVDATCDKGWFGHNCQYLDLKPDKVDIEPQQSKTQWLMDNDDATCNKGASISSVTMTLNGSYPLTWIRIVLNDTAMFSTVKLFYSEIEECPKTIWSRPNERTMDIRCEKSVLIKTLKIIGNLDSLCSLYINGGRNVAYGQRASQTSNFSNNIYLANSAVDGDYLTFSHTGAEERPRFSLTFNTNYLVTRFLLYNRAGLLERLQGFRLQSFDANSIVVDNHKDILTLSQSVYVVIGNASVPISSLSVNETSKIYPAPNPYVTLMEIEAYGGRV; via the exons ATGAGAAAAATTGTGATCCTGTTTGCTTTAGTTGGAACCTTTACCTGGCCATTTGTAGCTTCACAAG ACAACAGATATTGCAGACTTGATGACTTCTGCTCATATAAGTGTCATTGCTCTAGCTGTGGACCAAAAAACGGACTTTGTGCAGTCGATGCAACCTGCGATAAAGGATGGTTTGGTCACAACTGCCAGTATC TGGATCTCAAACCAGATAAAGTTGACATTGAACcacaacaaagtaaaacacagtGGCTCATGGATAACGACGACGCTACATGTAACAAAGGAGCATCCATCAGTTCTGTGACAATGACTTTGAATGGTAGTTATCCACTAACGTGGATACGAATTGTTTTAAATGATACAG CCATGTTTTCGACTGTAAAACTCTTTTATAGCGAAATAGAGGAATGTCCAAAAACCATCTGGTCACGACCGAATGAAAGGACCATGGACATAAGATGTGAGAAATCTGTCCTGATCAAAACGTTAAAAATAATTGGAAACCTCGACTCTTTGTGTTCTTTGTATATAAATGGAG GTCGCAATGTGGCCTATGGACAAAGGGCATCACAAACTTCAAACTTCAGCAACAACATTTATTTAGCGAACTCAGCTGTTGATGGTGATTATCTTACATTCAGCCATACTGGAGCAGAAGAGCGTCCAAGATTTAGTTTAACATTCAACACTAACTATCTAGTGACTCGATTTCTTCTGTACAACAGAG CTGGTCTTTTAGAACGACTTCAAGGATTTCGACTTCAGTCATTTGATGCCAACAGCATTGTTGTTGACAACCATAAGGACATCTTAACACTATCACAGAGTGTATACGTCGTTATTGGAAATGCATCTGTTCCGATCTCATCTCTTTCAGTGAATGAAACTTCAAAAATATATCCAGCACCGAATCCATATGTGACTTTAATGGAAATAGAAGCCTATGGTGGTAGGgtgtag